Proteins encoded together in one Streptomyces sp. TLI_171 window:
- a CDS encoding 2-oxoacid:acceptor oxidoreductase subunit alpha, whose amino-acid sequence MTSQVDQSEAVDGSDGERRTGPASPRSGPQGGSGRAAKPIRRLDRVIIRFAGDSGDGMQLTGDRFTSETAAFGNDLSTLPNFPAEIRAPAGTLPGVSSFQLHFADHDILTPGDAPDVLVAMNPAALKANLPDLPAGAEIIVNTDEFTKRALAKVGWSADPLTDGSLESFRLHPVPLTTLTLEALKDSGLARKDAERAKNMFALGLLSWMYHRPTHGTELFLRQKFAKKPEIAEANVAAFRAGWNFGETTEDFAVSYEIPPAKLPAGTYRNISGNLALAYGLVAAGERSGLPVFLGSYPITPASDILHELSRHKNFGVRSFQAEDEIAGIGAALGAAFGGALGVTTTSGPGVALKSETIGLAVSLELPLLVIDIQRGGPSTGLPTKTEQADLLQAMFGRNGEAPVPVVAPATPAECFDAALDAARIALTYRTPVFLLSDGYLANGSEPWKIPTVDELPDLRVEFATEPNGADGSFRPYQRDPHTLARPWAVPGTPGLEHRIGGIEKQDGTGNISYDPANHDFMVRTRQAKIDGIEVPDVEVDDPSGDAKVLVLGWGSTYGPIAAAVRRVRADGGLIAQAHLRHLNPFPANLGAVLGRYQRVIVPEMNLGQLALLLRAKYLVDAQSYNQVRGLPFKAAQLADVLHAAIGAIEAEETR is encoded by the coding sequence GTGACCAGTCAGGTCGATCAGTCAGAGGCAGTGGACGGCTCGGACGGCGAGCGCCGGACGGGTCCGGCCTCGCCCCGGTCGGGCCCGCAGGGCGGGTCCGGCCGGGCGGCCAAGCCGATCCGGCGGCTGGACCGGGTGATCATCCGGTTCGCAGGCGACTCGGGCGACGGTATGCAGCTCACCGGCGACCGGTTCACCTCGGAGACGGCCGCGTTCGGCAACGACCTGTCCACGCTGCCGAACTTCCCGGCCGAGATCCGGGCCCCCGCAGGCACCCTGCCGGGCGTGTCGAGCTTCCAGCTGCACTTCGCGGACCACGACATCCTCACCCCGGGCGACGCGCCGGACGTGCTGGTGGCGATGAACCCCGCGGCGCTGAAGGCGAACCTCCCGGACCTGCCGGCCGGCGCGGAGATCATCGTCAACACCGACGAGTTCACCAAGCGGGCGCTGGCGAAGGTCGGCTGGTCGGCGGACCCGCTGACCGACGGCTCGCTGGAGTCGTTCCGGCTGCACCCGGTGCCGCTGACCACGCTGACCCTGGAGGCGCTGAAGGACAGCGGCCTGGCGCGCAAGGACGCCGAACGGGCGAAGAACATGTTCGCGCTCGGCCTGCTGTCCTGGATGTACCACCGGCCCACCCACGGCACCGAGCTGTTCCTGCGTCAGAAGTTCGCCAAGAAGCCGGAGATCGCGGAGGCCAACGTCGCCGCGTTCCGCGCGGGCTGGAACTTCGGCGAGACCACCGAGGACTTCGCGGTCTCCTACGAGATCCCGCCGGCCAAGCTGCCCGCGGGCACCTACCGGAACATCTCCGGCAACCTGGCGCTGGCCTACGGCCTGGTCGCGGCGGGGGAGCGGTCGGGGCTGCCGGTGTTCCTCGGCTCGTACCCGATCACCCCGGCGTCGGACATCCTGCACGAGCTGTCCAGGCACAAGAACTTCGGCGTGCGGTCGTTCCAGGCGGAGGACGAGATCGCCGGCATCGGCGCGGCGCTCGGCGCGGCGTTCGGCGGCGCGCTGGGCGTGACCACCACCTCCGGCCCGGGCGTGGCGCTGAAGTCGGAGACGATCGGCCTGGCGGTGTCGCTGGAGCTGCCGCTGCTGGTGATCGACATCCAGCGCGGCGGCCCGTCCACCGGCCTGCCCACCAAGACCGAGCAGGCGGACCTGCTGCAGGCGATGTTCGGCCGCAACGGCGAGGCCCCGGTGCCGGTCGTGGCGCCCGCGACGCCCGCCGAGTGCTTCGACGCGGCGCTGGACGCGGCCCGGATCGCGCTGACCTACCGCACCCCGGTGTTCCTGCTGTCGGACGGCTACCTGGCCAACGGCTCCGAGCCGTGGAAGATCCCGACGGTCGACGAACTCCCGGACCTTCGGGTGGAGTTCGCCACCGAGCCGAACGGCGCGGACGGCTCCTTCCGCCCGTACCAGCGCGACCCGCACACCCTGGCCCGCCCGTGGGCGGTGCCCGGCACGCCCGGCCTGGAGCACCGGATCGGCGGCATCGAGAAGCAGGACGGCACCGGCAACATCTCGTACGACCCCGCCAACCACGACTTCATGGTGCGCACCCGGCAGGCCAAGATCGACGGCATCGAGGTGCCGGACGTCGAGGTGGACGACCCGAGCGGGGACGCCAAGGTGCTGGTGCTCGGCTGGGGCTCCACCTACGGCCCGATCGCCGCCGCGGTGCGCCGGGTGCGGGCGGACGGCGGCCTGATCGCCCAGGCCCACCTGCGCCACCTCAACCCGTTCCCGGCCAACCTCGGCGCGGTGCTGGGCCGCTACCAGCGGGTGATCGTCCCCGAGATGAACCTCGGACAGCTCGCCCTGCTGCTGCGCGCCAAGTACCTCGTCGACGCCCAGTCCTACAACCAGGTGCGCGGCCTGCCGTTCAAGGCCGCCCAGCTCGCCGACGTGCTGCACGCGGCGATCGGCGCCATCGAGGCGGAGGAGACCCGATGA
- a CDS encoding polyprenyl synthetase family protein, whose translation MTVVGPFGLSVQDHDLTRDVQAGMEAVEAALIEAVKSDVPFITVTASHLIEAGGKRFRPLLVMLAAQFGDPSAPGVVPSAVVVELTHLATLYHDDVMDEAPVRRGAPSANSRWDNSVAILTGDFLFSRASQVLSDLGPEAVRIQSDAFERLVTGQILETAGPRPEDDPLRHYLDVLSGKTGSLIAVSCRFGSLMAGAEPWVVELLTQYGERIGTAFQLADDVLDIASDGSESGKTPGTDLREGVPTLPVLLLRQMPVDPADPEDVRLRELLDTDLATDDDAHAEALRLLRRHPALERARRETLRYAEEARALLDPLPACSAKAALQELCDTVAIRTM comes from the coding sequence GTGACCGTCGTGGGGCCCTTCGGGCTGAGCGTGCAGGACCACGATCTGACCCGTGACGTCCAGGCCGGGATGGAGGCCGTGGAGGCCGCCCTGATCGAGGCCGTCAAGAGCGACGTGCCGTTCATCACGGTGACCGCCAGCCACCTCATCGAGGCCGGGGGGAAGCGGTTCAGGCCGCTGCTGGTGATGCTCGCCGCCCAGTTCGGCGACCCGTCCGCACCCGGCGTGGTGCCCTCCGCGGTGGTGGTCGAACTGACCCACCTCGCGACGCTGTACCACGACGACGTGATGGACGAGGCCCCCGTGCGCCGCGGCGCGCCCAGCGCCAACAGCCGCTGGGACAACTCGGTCGCCATCCTCACCGGCGACTTCCTCTTCTCCCGCGCCTCCCAGGTGCTCTCCGACCTCGGCCCCGAAGCCGTCCGGATCCAGTCCGACGCCTTCGAACGGCTCGTCACCGGCCAGATCCTGGAGACCGCGGGCCCGCGGCCCGAGGACGACCCGCTGCGCCACTACCTGGACGTGCTGTCCGGCAAGACCGGCTCGCTGATCGCCGTCTCCTGCCGGTTCGGCTCGCTGATGGCCGGCGCCGAACCGTGGGTCGTCGAACTGCTCACCCAGTACGGCGAGCGGATCGGCACCGCGTTCCAACTCGCCGACGACGTCCTCGACATCGCCTCCGACGGCTCCGAGTCCGGCAAGACCCCCGGCACCGACCTGCGCGAGGGCGTGCCCACCCTGCCGGTGCTGCTGCTCCGTCAGATGCCGGTCGACCCGGCCGATCCCGAGGACGTCCGCCTGCGCGAACTCCTCGACACCGACCTCGCGACCGACGACGACGCCCACGCCGAGGCCCTGCGCCTGCTGCGCCGGCACCCGGCGCTGGAGCGGGCCCGCCGCGAGACGCTGCGCTACGCCGAGGAGGCCCGCGCCCTGCTGGACCCGCTCCCGGCCTGCTCCGCCAAGGCGGCCCTCCAGGAGCTCTGCGACACGGTGGCCATCCGCACCATGTAG
- the rarD gene encoding EamA family transporter RarD has translation MADGSREARVGLWNGFAAYGMWGLFPLFWPLLEPAGAVDILANRMVWSLVAVAAMLLVRRRWGWIRPLLRQPRRLALLALAAATVSVNWGVYIWGVNSGHVVETSLGYFINPLVTIAFGVLVLRERLRTPQWAAVGIGAAAVAVLTVAYGRLPWIALTLAFSFATYGLIKKKVGLGGAESLAVESAVMFPFALAFLIWLGATGRGSLGHYGWGHTALLMVSGVITAVPLMCFGAAALRVPLTTLGLLQYLAPVFQFSIGVLVFHESMQPARWAGFALVWVALVVLSADALRRVQAERRRTPVLETVAG, from the coding sequence ATGGCGGACGGTTCGCGGGAGGCCAGGGTCGGGCTCTGGAACGGGTTCGCGGCGTACGGGATGTGGGGCCTGTTCCCGCTGTTCTGGCCGCTGCTGGAACCCGCCGGAGCTGTGGACATCCTGGCCAACCGGATGGTGTGGTCGCTGGTCGCCGTCGCCGCGATGCTGCTGGTCCGCCGCCGCTGGGGGTGGATCCGCCCGCTGCTGCGCCAGCCCCGCCGGCTCGCGCTGCTGGCGCTGGCCGCCGCCACCGTCTCGGTGAACTGGGGCGTCTACATCTGGGGCGTGAACTCCGGCCACGTGGTGGAGACCAGCCTCGGCTACTTCATCAACCCGCTGGTGACCATCGCCTTCGGCGTGCTGGTGCTGCGCGAGCGGCTGCGCACCCCGCAGTGGGCCGCGGTCGGCATCGGCGCCGCGGCCGTCGCCGTGCTGACGGTCGCCTACGGCCGGCTGCCGTGGATCGCGCTGACCCTGGCCTTCAGCTTCGCCACCTACGGCCTGATCAAGAAGAAGGTCGGGCTGGGCGGCGCGGAGAGCCTCGCGGTGGAGAGCGCCGTGATGTTCCCGTTCGCGCTCGCCTTCCTGATCTGGCTCGGGGCCACCGGCCGGGGCAGCCTGGGCCACTACGGCTGGGGGCACACCGCGCTGCTGATGGTCAGCGGGGTGATCACCGCGGTGCCGCTGATGTGCTTCGGCGCGGCCGCGCTCCGGGTGCCGCTCACCACCCTCGGGCTGCTGCAGTACCTGGCGCCGGTGTTCCAGTTCTCGATCGGCGTGCTGGTCTTCCACGAGTCGATGCAGCCGGCCCGCTGGGCGGGCTTCGCCCTGGTCTGGGTGGCCCTGGTGGTGCTCAGCGCGGACGCGCTGCGCCGGGTGCAGGCGGAGCGCCGGCGGACCCCCGTGCTGGAGACCGTCGCCGGCTGA
- a CDS encoding 2-oxoacid:ferredoxin oxidoreductase subunit beta, which produces MTDFPALRLVPKADAPQSAKDFKTDQEVRWCPGCGDYAVLAAVQSFMPELGIRRENTVFVSGIGCSSRFPYYMNTYGMHSIHGRAPAIATGLAASRPDLSVWVVTGDGDALSIGGNHLIHALRRNVNLKILLFNNRIYGLTKGQYSPTSELGKITKSTPMGSLDAPFNPLSLAIGAEATFVARTIDSDRQHLQSVLRAAAQHEGTALVEIYQNCNIFNDGAFEILKEPGTRDEALIRLEHGQPVLVGADRHVVRDADGELRIAPRGEGTALVHDAHAAGSTTAFALTRLADADTLHHTPIGVLRDVSRPVYDTLMADQLAQAEQQKGRGDLAALLTGQSTWTVNA; this is translated from the coding sequence ATGACCGACTTCCCCGCGCTGCGGCTCGTCCCCAAGGCGGACGCCCCGCAGTCCGCGAAGGACTTCAAGACCGACCAGGAAGTGCGCTGGTGCCCGGGCTGCGGCGACTACGCCGTCCTGGCCGCCGTCCAGTCCTTCATGCCCGAGCTGGGCATCCGGCGGGAGAACACCGTCTTCGTCTCCGGCATCGGCTGCTCCTCGCGCTTCCCGTACTACATGAACACCTACGGGATGCACTCGATCCACGGCCGCGCCCCGGCGATCGCCACCGGCCTGGCGGCGTCCCGCCCGGACCTGTCGGTGTGGGTGGTGACGGGTGACGGCGACGCGCTGTCGATCGGCGGCAACCACCTGATCCACGCGCTGCGCCGGAACGTCAACCTGAAGATCCTGCTGTTCAACAACCGGATCTACGGGCTGACGAAGGGTCAGTACTCGCCGACCAGCGAGCTCGGCAAGATCACCAAGTCCACCCCGATGGGCTCGCTGGACGCCCCGTTCAACCCGCTGTCGCTGGCGATCGGCGCCGAGGCCACCTTCGTGGCCCGCACCATCGACTCCGACCGGCAGCACCTGCAGTCCGTGCTGCGGGCCGCCGCCCAGCACGAGGGCACCGCGCTGGTGGAGATCTACCAGAACTGCAACATCTTCAACGACGGCGCGTTCGAGATCCTCAAGGAGCCCGGCACCCGCGACGAGGCGCTGATCCGCCTGGAGCACGGGCAGCCGGTGCTGGTCGGGGCGGACCGGCACGTGGTCCGCGACGCCGACGGCGAACTGCGGATCGCCCCCCGCGGCGAGGGCACCGCCCTGGTCCACGACGCCCACGCGGCCGGCTCCACCACCGCCTTCGCGCTGACCAGGCTGGCCGACGCCGACACCCTGCACCACACGCCGATCGGCGTGCTGCGGGACGTCTCCCGGCCGGTCTACGACACCTTGATGGCCGACCAGCTGGCGCAGGCCGAGCAGCAGAAGGGCCGCGGCGACCTGGCCGCCCTGCTGACCGGCCAGAGCACCTGGACGGTGAACGCCTAG
- a CDS encoding response regulator transcription factor has product MLRVVIAEDSVLLREGLTRLLTDRGMEVVAGVGDGDALVRTIDELHGAGALPDVVVADVRMPPTHTDEGVRACVELRGRYPQVGVLVLSQHVEEQYAGELLAGSTRGVGYLLKDRVAEVREFVDAVSRVAQGGTALDPEVVQQLLSRSRQVDTLANLTPREREVLGLMAEGRTNAAIAKQLVVSDGAVEKHVSNIFQKLGLGQSPEDHRRVLAVLAYLGS; this is encoded by the coding sequence ATGTTGCGCGTGGTGATCGCCGAGGATTCCGTGCTGCTCCGGGAGGGGCTGACACGGTTGCTGACGGACCGGGGGATGGAGGTCGTGGCGGGGGTCGGGGACGGGGACGCGCTCGTCCGGACGATCGACGAGCTGCATGGCGCGGGCGCCCTGCCCGACGTGGTGGTGGCGGACGTCCGGATGCCGCCGACGCACACCGACGAGGGCGTGCGGGCGTGCGTGGAGCTGCGCGGCCGGTACCCGCAGGTGGGCGTGCTGGTGCTGTCGCAGCACGTCGAGGAGCAGTACGCGGGGGAGCTGCTGGCGGGCTCGACGCGGGGCGTCGGGTACCTGCTGAAGGACCGGGTCGCCGAGGTGCGGGAGTTCGTGGACGCGGTGTCGCGGGTCGCGCAGGGCGGCACGGCACTGGACCCGGAGGTGGTCCAGCAGCTGTTGAGCCGCAGCCGGCAGGTCGACACGCTGGCGAACCTGACGCCGCGCGAGCGCGAGGTGCTGGGCCTGATGGCGGAGGGCCGGACGAACGCGGCGATCGCCAAGCAGCTGGTGGTGTCGGACGGCGCGGTGGAGAAGCACGTGTCGAACATCTTCCAGAAGCTGGGCCTCGGGCAGAGCCCGGAGGATCACCGGCGGGTCCTGGCGGTGCTGGCCTACCTGGGGTCCTGA